The following coding sequences lie in one Pontibacter sp. G13 genomic window:
- a CDS encoding Do family serine endopeptidase — protein MSRKTLFLSFGIGFLLILVGSLVGAGMYAYFFGPEYVYVPKEPIPATFSRYENPPSRPQTTSSTSRMAVPGELPDFVVAAESARPAVVHIRSQYNAKSQRREADFFSNPFRDFFDDDMMDVPQGVASGSGVLISEDGYIVTNNHVIQDADEVEITLFDNRSFPAKVIGTDISTDLALLKIEGEQLPFLPFGNSDQVKVGQWVLAVGNPMDLTSTVTAGIVSAKGRNINLLRNDSEYAIESFIQTDAAVNKGNSGGALVNIDGELVGINTAIASRTGYYAGYSFAIPASIARKVMEDLLTYGEVRRGFLGVSIQPVDARLAKQYDLSTLKGAYVSRLDPALGAAEAGLMIGDVIVSVNGREVNNSSELQEQVSRYRPGDLVTILAFRGSHELQFEVPLKQLATARSSRVNPELAVEVEFEGNRFRAASEEELEALGINFGAVILEVGEQMAEHEIAPGFVITSINGERIESLEDLQDQLATSGEYVTIKGLYERGMNASYSFSW, from the coding sequence ATGTCTCGTAAGACACTCTTCCTCTCATTCGGCATTGGGTTTCTCCTGATCCTCGTAGGGTCTCTGGTTGGAGCAGGTATGTATGCCTATTTCTTCGGGCCAGAATACGTCTATGTACCCAAGGAGCCGATTCCCGCCACTTTTTCGCGGTACGAAAATCCCCCAAGCCGACCTCAAACCACCAGCTCGACCTCGAGAATGGCTGTTCCCGGCGAACTCCCTGATTTTGTCGTTGCAGCCGAATCTGCCAGACCCGCGGTAGTTCACATCCGTTCCCAGTACAATGCAAAGTCCCAGCGTCGCGAAGCGGATTTTTTCAGCAATCCTTTTCGCGATTTCTTCGATGATGACATGATGGATGTTCCCCAAGGGGTGGCTTCCGGATCTGGGGTATTGATCTCCGAAGATGGATACATTGTCACCAACAATCACGTCATTCAGGATGCGGACGAAGTCGAGATCACCTTATTCGACAATCGCTCTTTTCCCGCCAAAGTCATTGGTACAGACATCAGTACGGATTTGGCACTGCTCAAAATCGAAGGCGAACAATTGCCTTTCCTGCCTTTTGGGAATTCTGACCAAGTAAAGGTAGGCCAATGGGTACTCGCAGTGGGCAACCCGATGGACCTGACCTCAACCGTTACTGCGGGGATCGTCAGTGCCAAAGGAAGAAATATCAACCTGCTTCGAAATGACTCCGAATACGCCATCGAATCCTTCATCCAAACGGATGCAGCTGTCAACAAAGGGAATAGCGGCGGCGCACTGGTCAATATCGACGGGGAACTCGTTGGGATCAACACTGCCATTGCATCTCGCACGGGATACTATGCAGGTTATTCTTTTGCGATTCCAGCTTCGATCGCTCGGAAAGTCATGGAAGACTTGCTGACCTATGGCGAAGTGCGCAGAGGCTTTTTGGGCGTTTCCATTCAGCCTGTCGATGCTCGATTGGCCAAACAATATGATCTGAGTACCCTCAAGGGCGCGTATGTTTCTAGACTCGATCCTGCATTGGGCGCCGCAGAAGCTGGGCTGATGATTGGGGATGTGATCGTCTCCGTCAATGGGCGGGAGGTGAATAATTCCTCCGAACTGCAAGAACAAGTCAGTCGTTACCGTCCGGGTGATCTGGTCACGATTCTGGCGTTTCGAGGAAGTCATGAATTACAGTTTGAAGTACCGCTCAAGCAATTAGCTACTGCTAGATCTTCCCGAGTGAATCCAGAACTAGCCGTGGAGGTAGAATTCGAAGGCAATCGTTTCCGCGCTGCTTCTGAAGAGGAATTGGAAGCATTGGGCATCAACTTCGGAGCCGTCATCTTGGAGGTCGGCGAACAAATGGCCGAGCACGAAATTGCCCCTGGGTTTGTCATCACCTCCATCAATGGTGAAAGGATTGAAAGCCTGGAAGACTTGCAAGACCAATTGGCGACTTCAGGAGAATATGTCACCATCAAAGGTCTCTATGAACGTGGAATGAATGCTTCCTACAGTTTTAGCTGGTAG
- a CDS encoding ABC transporter ATP-binding protein, with translation MNETLDFQRLDELHQLLQDRELSLFSRRLLDLISDFPQEVNFRTEAIMLRAKYNEYASREASQQSPLDFEDMLEAGSALLVRLEEFLPEIPDDVLMAMDSNLPFDRPVFHGKGLSKTFKTRSHTFQLPKADVRLNPGEITGIVGENGNGKTTLMRIIAGSLQADAGSLSYWGKDHADWGWYEIKRKLAFIPQHLEPWTGLLKDNLHFSAAIHGIKGAENEDLVDYAIHRLGLSQYEHSTWKEISSGYKLRFELARALVRRPSLLIIDEPLANLDINTQQIFLQDLRYIADSHSQPVSILVSSQHLHEIESISDNLLFIKSGELLYNGPTSEFGQDRTENLFELETSMDRAEVEQRLAHLEGVSFKSAGSKILIAAPLDMTIPQLMGELAQQNIPVQYFRDISQSTLKLFRDNA, from the coding sequence ATGAACGAAACACTGGATTTCCAACGCCTCGATGAACTACATCAACTCCTGCAAGATCGAGAGCTGAGCCTCTTCTCCCGAAGACTGTTGGACCTGATCTCCGATTTTCCCCAGGAGGTGAATTTCCGTACCGAAGCCATCATGCTTCGCGCCAAGTACAACGAATACGCCTCCCGTGAAGCTTCTCAGCAATCCCCCCTCGATTTCGAAGATATGCTCGAAGCGGGAAGTGCCCTTCTGGTGCGTTTGGAGGAGTTTCTCCCAGAAATTCCCGATGATGTGTTGATGGCGATGGATTCTAATCTGCCTTTTGATCGTCCCGTGTTTCACGGCAAAGGCCTTTCCAAAACCTTCAAGACCCGAAGCCACACATTCCAACTCCCTAAAGCAGATGTTAGGCTCAACCCCGGCGAGATCACCGGAATCGTGGGGGAAAACGGCAATGGAAAAACGACCCTGATGCGAATCATTGCGGGAAGTTTACAGGCAGATGCAGGAAGTTTAAGCTATTGGGGAAAGGATCATGCAGATTGGGGATGGTATGAAATCAAACGGAAGCTCGCCTTCATTCCTCAGCATCTGGAACCTTGGACGGGTTTGCTAAAAGATAATCTCCATTTCTCCGCGGCCATTCACGGGATCAAAGGCGCCGAAAACGAGGATTTGGTAGACTATGCGATTCACCGGCTTGGACTCAGCCAGTACGAGCACTCTACCTGGAAAGAGATTTCTTCCGGCTACAAATTGCGCTTTGAACTGGCACGTGCATTGGTTCGTCGCCCTTCCCTCCTGATCATCGATGAGCCACTGGCCAATCTCGATATCAATACCCAGCAGATTTTCCTGCAAGATCTCCGATATATTGCTGATAGCCATTCGCAGCCTGTGAGCATCTTGGTGAGTTCCCAGCACTTGCACGAGATCGAAAGTATTTCCGACAATCTCCTCTTCATCAAGTCTGGCGAACTACTCTACAACGGACCCACCTCCGAATTCGGCCAGGACCGCACCGAAAACCTCTTTGAGCTTGAGACTAGCATGGACCGAGCTGAAGTGGAGCAACGACTGGCACATCTCGAAGGCGTGAGCTTCAAATCTGCGGGCTCCAAAATCCTGATTGCTGCACCGCTGGACATGACCATTCCCCAACTGATGGGCGAACTAGCTCAGCAAAACATCCCCGTCCAGTACTTCCGTGACATTTCCCAATCTACGCTCAAGCTTTTCCGAGACAACGCATAG